A single Campylobacter hyointestinalis subsp. hyointestinalis DNA region contains:
- a CDS encoding efflux transporter outer membrane subunit, with product MRNLILIASFGLLIAGCSLKPDMIDIEQSYEYKFDSYSINEKWWEDFSDERLNSLVAEALKNNSDLLIALNNIEQAKINLNLANVELFPNINLNGEATKNRSSGETYTGQDNKKYNAFSLSAALSYEIDLWGRVRDNANASEATFKATKYDYENARLSIASTTASTYFTLISLKEQENILNETLNTYEETLAYRQKELDAGAIDELTYYQAKAAVHSAKTQLIDVQTKAAQTNSALSVLVGKNLNEILYKSIDAPLALPATPEVPSGISSDVLLHRADIASALQRLKASNFLVGVARTSYLPKLSLTGIFGFSSDEFDRFFVNNANTWSVGGSLVMPLLDFGRTKNKVELANLEQNASFLSYDKAVKTAFGEIRTALDTRKNSVLKEKSMQNLVESQAKIYDLSKARYDNGYSTHLEFLDSQRNLLSARLNLAQSKLSVATSVIDVYKSLGGGFNYEDDPSLASPKTAQK from the coding sequence AAGCCTGATATGATAGATATAGAGCAATCATATGAGTATAAATTTGATAGTTATAGCATCAATGAAAAATGGTGGGAAGATTTCAGTGACGAGAGATTAAACTCTCTTGTCGCAGAAGCATTAAAAAACAATAGTGATCTTCTAATAGCTCTAAATAATATCGAACAAGCAAAAATAAACCTAAATTTAGCTAATGTTGAGCTATTTCCAAATATAAATTTAAACGGTGAAGCAACTAAAAATCGCTCAAGCGGTGAAACATACACAGGTCAAGATAATAAAAAATACAACGCATTTAGTCTAAGTGCTGCTCTTAGCTACGAAATAGATCTTTGGGGTAGAGTAAGAGACAACGCAAACGCCAGTGAAGCTACTTTTAAAGCCACAAAATACGACTACGAGAACGCAAGACTAAGTATAGCAAGTACTACTGCAAGCACGTATTTTACGCTCATATCTCTAAAAGAACAAGAAAATATACTAAATGAGACATTAAATACTTACGAAGAAACACTTGCTTATAGGCAAAAAGAGCTTGATGCAGGAGCCATAGACGAGCTTACGTATTATCAAGCCAAAGCAGCAGTACATAGTGCTAAAACTCAACTTATAGATGTGCAAACCAAGGCCGCACAAACAAACTCAGCTTTAAGCGTTTTAGTCGGTAAAAACTTAAATGAAATTCTATACAAAAGCATAGATGCCCCTTTAGCTCTTCCAGCTACGCCAGAAGTCCCAAGCGGCATAAGCTCGGATGTGCTTTTACATAGAGCAGATATAGCAAGCGCACTACAAAGACTTAAAGCTTCAAATTTCTTAGTCGGAGTAGCAAGAACTAGCTATCTACCTAAGCTCTCTTTAACAGGAATTTTTGGATTTAGCAGTGATGAATTTGATAGATTTTTCGTAAACAATGCAAATACATGGAGTGTCGGTGGAAGCCTCGTAATGCCTCTTCTTGATTTTGGAAGAACAAAAAACAAAGTAGAGCTTGCAAATTTAGAACAAAACGCAAGCTTTTTATCATACGATAAAGCCGTAAAAACTGCGTTCGGTGAGATAAGAACTGCTCTTGATACACGCAAAAACTCGGTGTTAAAAGAAAAAAGTATGCAAAATCTAGTAGAGTCTCAAGCTAAAATTTACGATCTTTCAAAAGCCAGGTACGACAACGGATACAGCACTCATCTTGAGTTTTTAGATTCACAAAGAAATTTGTTATCAGCAAGACTAAACCTTGCTCAATCAAAACTAAGCGTAGCTACTAGCGTAATTGATGTGTATAAATCACTTGGCGGAGGATTTAACTACGAAGACGATCCTAGCTTAGCAAGCCCTAAAACTGCTCAGAAATGA